The genome window GCAGGAGTAGCAACAGTTCCGGCTCATAATGTTCCGGTAGCCGATAGTTTGGTGAATCGGGTAAAAGGCTACTATAAGCGCCAAAATTATGAAAATCAGGTTACCCATGTTGCGACACGTTTAGACCGTGACACCAGCGGCTTAGTTGTTTTTCCTAAACACCGATTTGCTCACGCTGTCCTCGATGAACAGTTAAAAAAACATTTAGTTAAGAAAAACTATCTTGCTCTAATTAAAGGAAAAGTTCCTGCAGAGCATGGTTATATTGATGCGCCGATTCAACGCGATCCCAATTCATTTGTAAAAAGAATGGTAGGGAAAGAGGGGAAAGCATCTGTAACTGAATACTGGCGCCAAGAATGTAATGTTCAAGCAAGCCTCATCAAAATTAGGTTGCATACAGGTCGGACACACCAAATTCGCGTTCATTTTGCTAGTCTTGGTTTTCCATTAATTGGCGATAAAATGTATGGTGAAGAATCAGGATTAATTGCTAGACAAGCGCTCCATTGTTATTGGCTAAGCTTTTATAGTCCATTTAAAGGTAAAAATATTACTGTTTCGGCACCATTGCCAAGTGATTTCAAAAACGCTAAAGATGATCTTTTAAGTACAAAAAATTATTAGTAATTGAACTAATTAATAGAAAATTGCCAGGAGATAAAATTAATTTGCTTACTGGTAATTTTTTTATAAAAAAGTATTGCAAATAATAAAAATATAGGGTAGAATATAATTCCTGTCATCGATAAGGCATGAGTAAATGATCATATCTATTAAGATTATTAAGAGTAAATATGGTTGTAAAGTCAATGATTTTTGAAATATTTTATAAAAACTGTTGACATCTACTTGATGACATGATATATTAATAAAGTTGCTGATTGAGTTATCAATCAAAAGGGATTCAAAATTAATTAAAATTTCTTCTTGACAAGCCGATCTGATACATGTTATAATAAATATGCTGATTGGATGCTTGATTAGCCAACAGGTAGACCTTTGAAAACTGAACAAAGTTTCGACGAATCAAATGTGTAGGGTCTTCAATCACGATGTGATTTGAAGCAAAACATTTGCGAAGTCAATTCGCTTAATAACAAAGATAATTGAGAGCTATTCAAGTTCTTATATATTTTATATGAGAGTTTGATCCTGGCTCAGGATGAACGCCGGCGGTGTGCCTAATACATGCAAGTCGTACGCACTGGCCCAACTAATTGATGGTGCTTGCACCTGATTGACGATGGATCACCAGTGAGTGGCGGACGGGTGAGTAACACGTAGGTAACCTGCCCCGGAGCGGGGGATAACATTTGGAAACAGATGCTAATACCGCATAACAACAAAAGCCGCATGGCTTTTGTTTGAAAGATGGCTTTGGCTATCACTCTGGGATGGACCTGCGGTGCATTAGCTAGTTGGTAAGGTAACGGCTTACCAAGGCGATGATGCATAGCCGAGTTGAGAGACTGATCGGCCACAATGGAACTGAGACACGGTCCATACTCCTACGGGAGGCAGCAGTAGGGAATCTTCCACAATGGGCGCAAGCCTGATGGAGCAACACCGCGTGAGTGAAGAAGGGTTTCGGCTCGTAAAGCTCTGTTGTTGGAGAAGAACGTGCGTGAGAGTAACTGTTCACGCAGTGACGGTATCCAACCAGAAAGTCACGGCTAACTACGTGCCAGCAGCCGCGGTAATACGTAGGTGGCAAGCGTTATCCGGATTTATTGGGCGTAAAGCGAGCGCAGGCGGTTGCTTAGGTCTGATGTGAAAGCCTTCGGCTTAACCGAAGAAGTGCATCGGAAACCGGGCGACTTGAGTGCAGAAGAGGACAGTGGAACTCCATGTGTAGCGGTGGAATGCGTAGATATATGGAAGAACACCAGTGGCGAAGGCGGCTGTCTGGTCTGCAACTGACGCTGAGGCTCGAAAGCATGGGTAGCGAACAGGATTAGATACCCTGGTAGTCCATGCCGTAAACGATGAGTGCTAGGTGTTGGAGGGTTTCCGCCCTTCAGTGCCGGAGCTAACGCATTAAGCACTCCGCCTGGGGAGTACGACCGCAAGGTTGAAACTCAAAGGAATTGACGGGGGCCCGCACAAGCGGTGGAGCATGTGGTTTAATTCGAAGCTACGCGAAGAACCTTACCAGGTCTTGACATCTTGCGCTAACCTTAGAGATAAGGCGTTCCCTTCAGGGACGCAATGACAGGTGGTGCATGGTCGTCGTCAGCTCGTGTCGTGAGATGTTGGGTTAAGTCCCGCAACGAGCGCAACCCTTGTTACTAGTTGCCAGCATTGAGTTGGGCACTCTAGTGAGACTGCCGGTGACAAACCGGAGGAAGGTGGGGACGACGTCAGATCATCATGCCCCTTATGACCTGGGCTACACACGTGCTACAATGGACGGTACAACGAGTCGCAAACTCGCGAGAGTAAGCTAATCTCTTAAAGCCGTTCTCAGTTCGGACTGTAGGCTGCAACTCGCCTACACGAAGTCGGAATCGCTAGTAATCGCGGATCAGCATGCCGCGGTGAATACGTTCCCGGGCCTTGTACACACCGCCCGTCACACCATGGGAGTTTGTAACGCCCAAAGTCGGTGGCCTAACCTTTATGGAGGGAGCCGCCTAAGGCGGGACAGATGACTGGGGTGAAGTCGTAACAAGGTAGCCGTAGGAGAACCTGCGGCTGGATCACCTCCTTTCTAAGGAATAAAACGGAACCTACACATCGAAGAAACTTTGTTTAGTTTTGAGAGGTTTACCTCTTAAAACTTTAACCTATAAGACGCTTATTTGGGCCTATAGCTCAGCTGGTTTAGAGCGCACGCCTGATAAGCGTGAGGTCGATGGTTCAAGTCCATTTAGGCCCATATGGGGAATTAGCTCAGCTGGGAGAGCACCTGCTTTGCAAGCAGGAGGTCATCGGTTCGATTCCGTTATTCTCCATTATCAACCATAAGGTTGATAGAGTTTGTACTTTGAAAACTAAATACTATCTAATTTCTTTATTAACAAAACAATAAACCGAGAACACCGCGTTATTTGAGTTTTAATTAACGAATTATAATCGCTAACTCAATTAATCAGACAATCTTTGATTGTTTAGGTTAAGTTATGAAGGGCGCATGGTGAATGCCTTGGTACTAGGAGCCGATGAAGGACGGGACTAACACCGATATGCTTCGGGGAGCGGTAAGTACGCTTTGATCCGGAGATTTCCGAATGGGGCAACCCAATCAGCTTAGTCGCTGATTACTTGACTAGTGAATACATAGCTAGCAAGAGGTAGACGCAGTGAACTGAAACATCTTAGTAGCTGCAGGAAGAGAAAGAAACATCGATTCCCTGAGTAGCGGCGAGCGAAAAGGGAAGAGCCCAAACCAACAAGCTTGCTTGTTGGGGTTGTAGGACTGAACATTAGAGTTACCAAAGTGCGACGTAGTCGCAACAGTTGGGAAGCTGTGCCATAGAGGGTGAAAGCCCCGTAGACGAAACGTCACACTCTCTGTTCAGGATCCTGAGTACGGCGGGACACGTGAAACCCCGTCGGAACCCGCGAGGACCATCTCGCAAGGCTAAATACTCCCTAGTGACCGATAGTGAACCAGTACCGTGAGGGAAAGGTGAAAAGCACCCCGGAAGGGGAGTGAAATAGTTCCTGAAACCATGTGCCTACAAGCTGTCGGAGCCCGTTAATGGGTGACGGCGTGCCTCTTGCAGAATGAACCGGCGAGTTACGATTGCATGCAAGGTTAAGGTGGAAAAATCGGAGCCGTAGCGAAAGCGAGTCTTAAATGGGCGTAAGAAGTATGTAGTTGTAGACCCGAAACCAGGTGACCTACCCATGTCCAGGTTGAAGGTGCGGTAAAGCGCACTGGAGGACCGAACCCGTGTCAGTTGAAAATGGCTGGGATGAGGTGTGGGTAGCGGTGAAATTCCAAACGAACTTGGAGATAGCTGGTTCTCTCCGAAATCTCTTTAGGGGGAGCCTTGAGGTAAAGAATCGTGGAGGTAGAGCTACTGTTTGGACAAGGGGCCCGTCATGGGTTACCAACTTCAGATAAACTCCGAATGCCATCGATTTATACTCAGGAGTCAGACGATGAGTGATAAGATCCACCGTCGAAAGGGGAACAGCCCAGATCACCAGTTAAGGTCCCTAAATATATGCTAAGTGGAAAAGGATGTGGAGTTGCATAGACAACTAGGATGTTGGCTTAGAAGCAGCCACCATTTAAAGAGTGCGTAATAGCTCACTAGTCGAGTGATCCTGCGCCGAAAATGTACCGGGGCTAAGCATATTACCGAAACTGTGGATGTGCACTATGTGCACGTGATAGGAGAGCGTTCTAAGGGCGGCGAAGTCAGACCGTGAGGACTGGTGGAGCGCTTAGAAGTGAGAATGCCGGTATGAGTAGCGAAAGACAGGTGAGAATCCTGTCCACCGAATGACTAAGGTTTCCTGGGGAAGGCTCGTCCTCCCAGGGTAAGTCGGGACCTAAGCCGAGGCCGAGAGGCGTAGGCGATGGATAACAGGTTGAGATTCCTGTACCAGTTAACTGCGTTTGACGATGGAGGGACGCAGGAGGCTAAGCAAACCGTACGACTGGAAGAGTACGGCCAAGCAGTAAGTCAGGATGTGAGTCAAATGTTTACATCCGCGTTGACAAGCTGTGATGGGGAGCGAAATTAAAGTAGCGAAGTTGCCGATGTCACACTGCCGAGAAAAGCTTCTAAGGAGTAGTTAACTGCCCGTACCGCAAACCGACACAGGTAGTCGAGGAGAGAATCCTAAGGTGAGCGAGAGAACTCTCGTTAAGGAACTCGGCAAAATGACCCCGTAACTTCGGGAGAAGGGGTGCTGGCCGCAAGGCCAGCCGCAGTGAATAGGCCCAGGCGACTGTTTATCAAAAACACAGGTTTCTGCAAAATCGTAAGATGAAGTATAGGGGCTGACGCCTGCCCGGTGCTGGAAGGTTAAAAGGATGGGTTAGCTTCGGCGAAGCTCAGAATTGAAGCCCCAGTAAACGGCGGCCGTAACTATAACGGTCCTAAGGTAGCGAAATTCCTTGTCGGGTAAGTTCCGACCCGCACGAAAGGCGTAACGATCTGGGCGCTGTCTCAACGAGAGACTCGGTGAAATTGAAATCCCTGTGAAGATACAGGGTACCCGCGACAGGACGGAAAGACCCCATGGAGCTTTACTGTAGCTTGATATTGAGTGTTTGTACTGCTTGTACAGGATAGGTAGGAGCCGTAGAAGTCGGGACGCTAGTTTCGACAGAGGCGCTGGTGGGATACTACCCTTGCAATATGACCACTCTAACCCGCAGCACTGAACGTGCTGGGAGACAGTGTCAGGTGGGCAGTTTGACTGGGGCGGTCGCCTCCTAAAAGGTAACGGAGGCGCCCAAAGGTTCGCTCAGTATGGTTGGAAATCATGCGCAGAGTGTAAAGGCACAAGCGAGCTTGACTGCGAGACAGACAGGTCGAGCAGGGACGAAAGTCGGGCTTAGTGATCCGGTGGTTCCGTATGGAAGGGCCATCGCTCAACGGATAAAAGCTACCCTGGGGATAACAGGCTTATCTCCCCCAAGAGTCCACATCGACGGGGAGGTTTGGCACCTCGATGTCGGCTCATCGCATCCTGGGGCTGTAGTCGGTCCCAAGGGTTGGGCTGTTCGCCCATTAAAGCGGTACGCGAGCTGGGTTCAGAACGTCGTGAGACAGTTCGGTCCCTATCCGTCGCGGGCGTAGGAAATTTGAGAGGACCTGTCCTTAGTACGAGAGGACCGGGATGGACATACCGCTGGTGTACCAGTTGTTCCGCCAGGAGCACCGCTGGGTAGCTATGTATGGACGAGATAAACGCTGAAAGCATCTAAGTGTGAAACTCGCCTCGAGATGAGATTTCCCATTTCCTTCGGGAAAGTAAGACCCCTCAGAGATGATGAGGTAGATAGGATGGAAGTGGAAGTGCCGTGAGGCATGGAGCGGACCATTACTAATCGGTCGAGGACTTAACCAAGGAGCGGTAAGGTTTATTGGAAGAGAATAGATAGGATTTAGTTTTGAGAGCACAAGCTCTCGTCCGAAAGGACAAAGAGTGTGGTGATGATGGCTTGAAGGATACACCTGTACCCATGCCGAACACAGAAGTTAAGCTTCAACACGCCGAAAGTAGTTGGGGGATCGCTCCCTGCGAGGATAGGACGTTGCCACGCTACAGCAAAAGGACATGCATTGTTTAATACAGTGCATGTCCTTTTTTTAGTGCGCCCGGCATGGATATTAACTATGCGTTGAAAGGCGGATACCTGGTGTAAGCAGTGTAAGCAGTCAATAACAGTACGGATTGAAAAAATTGGGATCATGAGCTACCGAAAATGGTAATTCATGACCCCGTTTTATTTATGGCATTCTGCTTGAATTTCTTTTGACCATGGCAAATAAGCCTCAAGTCCTGCGTCCTTGCGGTTTGGTAAGTGATCAAAAAGATACTTAAAGTATTTGTAGATATTTAAATGGTTCTGGTTTGCAGTTGCCACCAAAGTATAGAAAATGGCATTTGCCTGAGCTCCAGCAGAGCTTTTCGCAAATAAGCTATTCTTTCGAATAAGAGTTGATGGACGAATCGCTTGTTCAACCGGATTATTCGTTAACGGCACTCGACCATCTTCAAATATTTGATATACTCGCTTTCTTAGTTTCAAAGCATTATTAATGGCAGCTTTCAACCGTCCTTGAGGAAAACTGATATTTTCTAAATAAGTATATAACTTATCCATCAAAGGCTTCACGTGCAACCGACGTTGCACTAGTTTTTCCTTATGATTGGAATATGTTAATTGTTTCTCTTCATGAAAGATCGGTCGCATTAGCTGTAAAACTCGGTATGCTTTGGAGTTCTTCAATTGCTCCTTATTCAATAAACATGTAATGTGATAAAATTCACGTCGAATATGAACTAAACATGACCCAAATTTTGCCTGGGGATATAATCGATCACTATATCCACCATAACCGTCACACATAATAATTCCACGATATTGATGACCGATAATTTGACCAATGGTTTTACCCGCGCGGGTATTATAGTAATGAAACATGATAATTTGATGCTTACTGAATTCTTTTGTTGATCGCGTTACCCAAAAGTAGCCAGTTTCATTAGGCTCATCAATTACCTTGAATGGAGTTTCATCCATATGAATTACCGATTCTTTTCTGATTAATTCCTGTAAATAATCATACAACGGTTCAAGGTAGGTTTGACTAACCTTAATGATGTTAGTCGCCAATAATCGAGCATCAACTCGTAAGCCGACGGCTTGCCAAAACTTAATTTGACGATGAAACGGTAAAGCAAGATTAAACTTCAACTCTGCTACTTATAGTACTCGAAAAGTAACTATGGGGTAAAAGACTCTGTGGCATCTTACTACTGACAAGTACATCGCTACCATTAGAATTAATACACTCATTACATTTATAAGTTTCTTGAATCAAATTCACACAATATAATTCAGCTGGTTTTAACCGTGCTTCTCTACTATATACATGTTGACCCACTTTTTTCATTAGTTGATGACAGTGTGGGCAGTTAGTATCTTTTAATGGAATAACTTCTTCAACCTGTGGTAAACCATCTAAAAAAGTGGTCCGCTGACCAGATTGTTTTGCTTTCCGGTGACGCACCACTTGCTTTATTTTCTTTTCAGTCACTTCCGTGACTGAAATATCAGGATCTTGAAGTTGATCCATTTCTTGCTCACTAAATAAGGATTGTTGTCCATCAACGACGGGCTCCATTACTTCAGTTTTTTTCCAAAATATTTGGTTCTTTTGAAGTTTGATAATAGCTGTTAATTGAGCAATCTTTTCATTGGCCATAGCTAATTGCTGTTTAAGTTCTTTGATTTGTTCTTCCGCTGTTTGCTTCATGGTACGTCACCTCCTTTGAATTATTCTTTGGTAATTATATCAAAGAATTCTTCTTTTAAATAGAGGTAACTCAATAAAAACTTCCCGGTCGAACAGCTTGAATTTTACGAATTGGTAATGGGTTCAGTCCTTGCAATAACCAGTCGAGCTGTTGAGCAGATAATTCTTTGGCTTCATTACTGTTTCTCGGCCAACTAAGGTGGCCATTTTCAAACCGTTTATAGAGCATAATAAAGCCCTCGCCATCCCAAAACAATCCTTTAAAGCGATCATTACGTCCGCCGCAAAATAAGAAAAGCGAATTATTATATAATTCTAATCCATAGTTCTCAGCGATTACCATTGCGAGCCCATCAATACCTTTTCGCATGTCTGTTTTTCCACAGACTAAATAGATATGATCTGGGTCATGCCAATTAACGAGCATAACGAATAACCACTTTAACGATATCCGAAGCTAAAACAGAATTAGTCCCCTTGAAAATCGTTAATTCGACTTCATTCACATTAATTTTTACGGCAGGGCGTGCCGTAAAAGAATGCTTTTGTAAATTACTTGGCCTGTTTTTGAAAACTGGGGTAATAATTTCATTTTGTTCTGTCATAAATAAAAAATCTCCTTACTGATGATAGTCTCAGTATAGAAGATCCGGGGTAGCTAGAGCTAGACGTACTGTTATTGACTGCTTACGATCTAATCTCAGCCTTGCGGCCGATATAGCTAAAGTGGTAATTCGCTATGCTCATTAATTGGCACGCACCGGAGCACGTTTACCTTATTTGTGGTAAGACAGACCTCTTCTAGAACCACAAACGTTATCAAGAAAAATTAGGCAGCTTAACACCGGTACAATACCGGCATTAAGCTGCCTAAGAAACTTTGTATAATTTATTGCCTAATTGACAGACAGGGCCCAGTTCATTTTACCGAACGTTGAAGGTCATTGTTGTTTCAGAGGTTAACTTCGCGGCGAAAAACAAAATTATAAGTAATTTCTATCTTGCTCTCGCTGTTGATATTTAGCTTATTTCCACTTCATTACACACACTGGTTCTGGACAACTAACATCTTTTTGAAGAAGAGTTAACTTACCAGTTGATGGATTTCGTTTATAAAGCGTAAGGTTATCAGAGTTCTGATTTGAAGCTAAAAGATAATTTTCATCTTGATTTAGATTGAAATCGCGTGGAAAATCTCCTTCAGTTGAAATTGATTGAATATGTTTAACGGTAAAATCTGGTTGGACTTCAAAGACGGCAATGGTGTTTTCACCACGATTTGAAGTATAGACAAATTTACCATCATTTGAGATCCGGATAGCAGCTGCTCCATTGTGAGCTGTCCAGTCTTCAGGAATTGTTTTGAGCGTTTGAAGGTGCTTAAATGATGCATCGTTACTATTATACTTGAGTACTTCTAGTTTACTGCTTAGTTCACCTAAAAGATAAGCATAATTACCATTTGGATGGAAAGCTATATGACGGGTACCAAAGCCATCTTCACACTTGTAGCGAGAGACAGCAGTTAATTTACCATCATCAGAGACATCGTAAACCACAACAAGATCCATTCCTAAGTCACATACAACTAGACGATTGTCAGGAGTTAGATCGGCATAATGAACATGTGGAGCCTCTTGTTCAGGTTCAGGACCAGTTGCTCCTTCATGAAGGACAGAATCAGTTTGTGTCAACGTTCCATCTTCGTTGATCTTAAAAACATCTATTTTTGCTGTATGATAATTAGCGCTGAATAATAAATGCCGTTTGTTATCAACGCCAACATATGCAGGAGGGGCACCGGCAGCTAAAACATCGCTTAACATCTTAGCATTGTCGTCGCTTAATGAATAAGAGGCAACTCCTCCCTTATCATCTACTTGTTTAATTGCGTAGATCCGATCATCTTGACCAACTTGTAAGTAAGCTGGCTTTTGAGATGGAATTGCTAGTTCAACATTCGTTATTTTTTCTTGGGCAGTATCGAGGGTAACTTTATAGATCCCTTTACTTGCTTTTTTAGTATAAGTTCCAATTAGAAATTGTTCAATCAAGGCAATTTCCTCCTTTTTGAAAATGCTTACCTATATAATAGCAATTTGCTCATCGTAATTCTAGCTGTGATACACTGTTATTAGTAATTTTTAGTTGTTAATGGAGGAGAAAAGTTGAAAAAAGTTGAACGTCAACGAGAAATGGTAAAAAATAATCTTGCCCTTTTTCAATGTCCTGTTTGTGAACAGCCAATGGAGAGAATCGAAGGAAACAGTATTATTTGTGGAAATAGTCATCGCTTTGACTTTAATCGGCATGGTTATCTTCACTTTCTTAATGGAGCGGCTAATACTGAATATGATCGCTCAATGTTTGAATCTCGTCGTCAGCTATTAAATGCAGGACTATTTAAGCCAATTATTGAAAATATCGGTAAATTCTTGCCTTCAAAATCTTTAAGGATCTTAGATGTAGGGACTGGGGAAGGAACACCATTATTACAATTAGAAACAATCCGTGCTAATTGTAATGATACGATGATTGGCTTTGATATTTCGAAACCAGGGATAACGCTTGCTACTCAGTTACCGTTAAAGGCATTTTTTTGTGTAGCTGATTTACGTAAATTACCTTTTAATGATGAGAGTTTTGATTGTATATTAGAGTTGTTTTCTCCATCTGATTATCAAGAGTTTAAACGGGTTCTAACAAAAGATGGGACCCTTATTAAGGTAATTCCTAACGCTAACTACTTAGTCGAATTACGTCACCTCTTATATGAAACAGGAGAACGTAATTACCACTATGATAATTCACGAGTAATCGAGTTATTTAAACAACATTATCCTCATAGTAAAGTTGAAACAGTAACCTACCAATTTAGAATTCCAGATGGCTTACAACAAGCGATGCTGGAAATGACGCCTTTACACTGGGGAGCAAACGCTAAAAGATTATCTAAAGAAGAATTAACCCAATTAAAAACAATTACGGTGGATGTAAGCTTATTAATTGCGAAAAAAGCTAATTAATTATTGCAACATTACTAAATTAGTGCTAAATTATTATAAGAAATCGTTTGATAATTGACATCGAATATAAGTGTTTCGTTGGTAATTATCAAGGAGTACTTCATTAAAGCAGCGTTTCGCCGTGCCCACACCGAGACCCTGCTTTTTTTATTTTATTAAGGAGATTTTATTATGACAAACCATATTGTCTTGTTTGAACCATTATTTCCAGCGAATACGGGAAATATTGCACGAACTTGTGCGGGGACAAATACTGAATTACATTTAATCAAGCCATTAGGATTTTCAACTGATGATAAGCATATGAAACGGGCTGGATTAGACTACTGGGATAAAGTAAAGATCACGTATCATGAGGATTTACCTTCATTTATGAAAACTATTCCTGATATTAACCGTTTATATATTGTTTCTAAGTTTGCTACCCATGATTATAGTGATGTTGATTATACGGGTGAAGGAGATCATTATTTCCTATTTGGAAAAGAAACAACTGGCTTGCCCGAACGTTTTATGCAAAAATATCCAGAAAATGCTATCCGGATTCCTCAAAATGACAATAATATTCGGGCCCTAAATTTATCAAACAGTGCAGCGATTGTTATTTATGAGGCATTGCGGCAACAGAATTTTCCTAATTTAGCACGCGTTCATAAATATGAATTTGATAAATTAAAGTAACCTTAAGGAGGCAATAATGCGATGGCGAGAAGAAAAAAGGCATCATCCCGCCGGACAAGAGGGAAAAAACAACAGTATCGATTAATGGATAATCTATTAGGAATAATTGTTTGCCTTTTAATGTTAGTTGGCTTATTTAATTTAGGAGTATTAGGAACCTTTCTCGATAACTGTTTTAAGATTTTTGTAGGGTCATCCTTTCCGATTGCGATGATTATTGTTTTTCTTTATGGATTATGTTTTGCATTGTATGGGCATCGTCCGCATTTCAAAAAACGTTGGATTGCAGGAACTATTATTGCCTATATTGGTTTATTAATGTGGCTTCAGACAGTAATGTTTCAGCGTCTGAATCTTCATGCAAAGGTAATCGAAACTACTTGGAATAGTCTTAGTAAGGTCATTTTTAATGGTGATTCGACTGTTCCGGTTGGTGGAGGGATGATTGGTGCTTACCTATATAATGGAAGTAATATTTTAATTTCAGAGGTTGGAACAGCGGTATTATCATGGTTATTAATGATTATCGGAATTATTGTCTTTTTTGCATTACCGTGGCGCGAATTTCTAGTAAAATGTGGGATTGGCATTAAAAAATCTGGAGCAGCAATGGCTAATGCTCACGATCAATTAATGAAAAAGAGAACGGAGAGAGCAACCAAGACAACTACGGTACCATCAATTAGCGTGCCCCTTGCTAAAGCATCAAGGCAGGTTAAAGATTTTTTTGCTGACCAAGAATCAGCAGAGCCAACGTCAACGCCGCCGGTTTCTCCAGCGATGCCTATTCAAGATCCTGTTGAACCAACTATTAGGGTCGCAAGTGAAAGTCAAGTGGAAGGAACTCATAGCGGTACCCAAGATGAGCAGACTTCGAAACAACATGACGATACGGAAATTAAACTTGCAGGAATTGATGCTAAAGAAGATAATGATTATCAATTGCCGCCAGTCAGCCTGCTAAGTCAAGTAAAAGCAACAGATCAGCAGGAAGATTTGAATAATATCAAAAAGAACACCAAAACACTTCAGCAAACCCTAAAATCTTTTGGTGTGGATGCAACAGTTGAAAATGTTAATTTGGGTCCTTCCGTTACCAAGTATGAGTTACGCCCAGCAGTAGGAGTAAAAGTCAGCCGAATAACCCATTTGGCTGATGATTTAGCCCTTGCCCTTGCGGCTAAAGATATCCGGATTGAAGCGCCAATCCCGGGGAAATCATTAATTGGGATTGAAGTTCCGAACCAGCAAATTGCAACAGTTGGTTTTCGCGATATGGTCGAAAATGCTCCTAGTAATGATAATCCAATGGAAGTTCCGCTGGGTCGCAGTGTAACTGGGGATATCAAAATGGCCGATCTAACTAAGATGCCACACCTTCTTATCGCTGGGGCAACGGGTAGTGGTAAGTCTGTTGCAATCAACGTTATCATTACAAGCATTTTATTAAAAGCTAAACCGCATCAAGTAAAAATGTTAATGATTGATCCTAAAAAAGTCGAATTAAGTGTTTATAATGGTATTCCCCATCTGCTCAGTCCGGTAGTTTCTGAACCCAAAAAGGCAGCTCGGGCATTAGGAAAAGTTGTTGCAGAAATGGAGCGCCGTTATGAATTGTTTGCAAAATTCGGTGTTCGTAACCTGGATGGGTATAATAAGTTGGTCAAACAACAAAATGATGACCATCCTGATGAAGTTCAAGCTAACCTACCATTAATTTTAGTTATTGTTGATGAATTAGCCGACTTAATGATGACTGTTTCTCATGATGTTGAAGATGCAATTGTCCGAATTGCACAAATGGGGCGGGCTGCTGGTATTCATATGATTTTGGCAACTCAGCGTCCTTCTGTCGATGTTATTACAGGGCTTATTAAGGCTAACGTTCCTTCTCGAATTGCCTTTGCGGTTTCTAGTGGGGTTGATTCGCGAACTATTATCGATACTAATGGGGCAGAAAAGCTCCTTGGTCGAGGTGATATGTTATTTGAACCAATTGATCAAAATAAGCCAGTCCGGATTCAAGGCGCATTTATTTCTGATCATGATGTTGAATCAGTAGTAGACTTTATAAAAAACGAGCGAGCGGCTGAGTATGACGATAATATGGTTGTAACTGATAATGAAATCGAGCAAGAAGAACAAGCTGAGGAGGAAGATGAATTGTTCCCCGAAGCATTAGATTTTGTGGTTGATC of Limosilactobacillus reuteri subsp. reuteri contains these proteins:
- a CDS encoding lactonase family protein, with amino-acid sequence MIEQFLIGTYTKKASKGIYKVTLDTAQEKITNVELAIPSQKPAYLQVGQDDRIYAIKQVDDKGGVASYSLSDDNAKMLSDVLAAGAPPAYVGVDNKRHLLFSANYHTAKIDVFKINEDGTLTQTDSVLHEGATGPEPEQEAPHVHYADLTPDNRLVVCDLGMDLVVVYDVSDDGKLTAVSRYKCEDGFGTRHIAFHPNGNYAYLLGELSSKLEVLKYNSNDASFKHLQTLKTIPEDWTAHNGAAAIRISNDGKFVYTSNRGENTIAVFEVQPDFTVKHIQSISTEGDFPRDFNLNQDENYLLASNQNSDNLTLYKRNPSTGKLTLLQKDVSCPEPVCVMKWK
- the tnpB gene encoding IS66 family insertion sequence element accessory protein TnpB (TnpB, as the term is used for proteins encoded by IS66 family insertion elements, is considered an accessory protein, since TnpC, encoded by a neighboring gene, is a DDE family transposase.), with translation MLVNWHDPDHIYLVCGKTDMRKGIDGLAMVIAENYGLELYNNSLFLFCGGRNDRFKGLFWDGEGFIMLYKRFENGHLSWPRNSNEAKELSAQQLDWLLQGLNPLPIRKIQAVRPGSFY
- a CDS encoding RluA family pseudouridine synthase; the encoded protein is MKFNWIYDHRTPRKLRSALKMYGVSSSLLKVAIYHGGKMQINGVDKWAVDTVNYLDKVTLILPPETANDNVDVSEAPIDIIYEDQDFLIMNKPAGVATVPAHNVPVADSLVNRVKGYYKRQNYENQVTHVATRLDRDTSGLVVFPKHRFAHAVLDEQLKKHLVKKNYLALIKGKVPAEHGYIDAPIQRDPNSFVKRMVGKEGKASVTEYWRQECNVQASLIKIRLHTGRTHQIRVHFASLGFPLIGDKMYGEESGLIARQALHCYWLSFYSPFKGKNITVSAPLPSDFKNAKDDLLSTKNY
- the trmL gene encoding tRNA (uridine(34)/cytosine(34)/5-carboxymethylaminomethyluridine(34)-2'-O)-methyltransferase TrmL — protein: MTNHIVLFEPLFPANTGNIARTCAGTNTELHLIKPLGFSTDDKHMKRAGLDYWDKVKITYHEDLPSFMKTIPDINRLYIVSKFATHDYSDVDYTGEGDHYFLFGKETTGLPERFMQKYPENAIRIPQNDNNIRALNLSNSAAIVIYEALRQQNFPNLARVHKYEFDKLK
- a CDS encoding methyltransferase domain-containing protein, yielding MKKVERQREMVKNNLALFQCPVCEQPMERIEGNSIICGNSHRFDFNRHGYLHFLNGAANTEYDRSMFESRRQLLNAGLFKPIIENIGKFLPSKSLRILDVGTGEGTPLLQLETIRANCNDTMIGFDISKPGITLATQLPLKAFFCVADLRKLPFNDESFDCILELFSPSDYQEFKRVLTKDGTLIKVIPNANYLVELRHLLYETGERNYHYDNSRVIELFKQHYPHSKVETVTYQFRIPDGLQQAMLEMTPLHWGANAKRLSKEELTQLKTITVDVSLLIAKKAN